In Microbacterium foliorum, the following proteins share a genomic window:
- a CDS encoding Na+/H+ antiporter produces the protein MEGLEVTVLIGLTILVGTLLAPRVRLALPLVLVILGLLLGFVPQLREIQLPPETVLLLFLPVMLFWESLTTSLRSIRRDFRYILPMSTLLVVASAFAVAGVGLLFGMPWETALILGAAVAPPDATAVAALGRLLPTRMFMKLKAESLTNDGTALVLYAIAISLALGGNVTPLSVTMSVLISYVGGIAAGVVIAALAYLLLRRTSSTIVINVTLLLIPFSSFLLAEIVHASGVLAVVVAGLIVAYVSPRVTTASSRRQVAAAWPFGVFLLNGALFVLIGLEVQFVAHEISAAAIGRLVLITLAVWMTLLVVRYLFQVMNSLFQRRNPARPSRGARARSMAVSTVAGMRGAVSLAIALSVPVSSATEGEIAGRDEIVFVTAGVILLSLLVQGPLLPAIVRWARFPVDHAEDEEYELAERTISGAALAALDDLAVEHGVGQEIRDRVRAEGYQMLEFSNARALAREQAIVDAEAQALDVMLDEPDPLGSGSSMPEAGEDDEADAAQTAVRMPDPTRIVDDEDGTDGEGRTLQMLATSVDVDVMQRSPLLRHEEHTRLKLALLDRKREVLLGLRRDRTVDDLVFRRISARLDLEQVRLQGIEDYD, from the coding sequence ATGGAAGGACTCGAGGTCACGGTCCTGATCGGACTCACGATCCTCGTGGGCACGTTGCTGGCGCCGCGCGTGCGGCTCGCACTGCCGCTCGTGCTCGTCATCCTGGGTCTGCTGCTCGGCTTCGTGCCTCAGCTGCGCGAGATCCAGCTGCCGCCCGAGACCGTGCTGCTGCTGTTCCTCCCGGTGATGCTGTTCTGGGAGAGCCTGACCACCTCGCTGCGCTCGATCCGCCGCGACTTCCGTTACATCCTGCCGATGAGCACGCTGCTCGTCGTGGCATCCGCCTTCGCCGTCGCCGGCGTCGGACTGCTGTTCGGGATGCCGTGGGAGACCGCCCTCATCCTCGGCGCGGCCGTCGCTCCACCCGACGCCACGGCCGTCGCCGCCCTCGGACGCCTGCTGCCGACGCGCATGTTCATGAAGCTCAAGGCCGAGAGCCTGACGAACGACGGCACCGCCCTGGTGCTCTACGCGATCGCGATCTCGCTGGCCCTCGGCGGCAACGTGACGCCGCTGTCGGTGACGATGTCGGTGCTCATCTCGTATGTCGGAGGCATCGCCGCCGGCGTGGTCATCGCCGCGCTCGCGTACCTGCTGCTGCGGCGCACCTCGTCGACGATCGTGATCAACGTCACGCTTCTGCTGATCCCGTTCTCGTCGTTCCTGCTCGCAGAGATCGTGCATGCTTCCGGCGTCCTCGCCGTCGTGGTCGCGGGGCTCATCGTCGCCTACGTGTCGCCCCGTGTGACGACAGCCTCGTCCCGCCGTCAGGTGGCCGCAGCCTGGCCCTTCGGGGTCTTCCTGCTCAACGGCGCGCTCTTCGTGCTCATCGGTCTCGAGGTGCAGTTCGTCGCGCATGAGATCTCAGCGGCGGCGATCGGCCGCCTGGTGCTGATCACGCTGGCGGTGTGGATGACGCTGCTGGTCGTGCGCTATCTCTTCCAGGTGATGAACTCCCTGTTCCAGCGACGCAACCCTGCGCGTCCGTCGCGCGGTGCACGGGCGCGGTCGATGGCGGTCTCGACCGTCGCAGGCATGAGAGGCGCGGTGTCGCTCGCGATCGCGCTGTCCGTGCCCGTCTCCAGCGCGACCGAGGGCGAGATCGCCGGGCGCGACGAGATCGTCTTCGTGACCGCCGGGGTCATCCTGCTCAGCCTGCTGGTGCAGGGGCCGCTGCTGCCCGCCATCGTCCGCTGGGCCCGCTTCCCCGTCGACCACGCCGAAGACGAGGAGTACGAGCTGGCCGAACGGACGATCTCGGGTGCGGCGCTCGCTGCCCTCGACGATCTCGCGGTCGAGCACGGTGTCGGGCAGGAGATCCGCGACAGGGTGCGCGCCGAGGGCTATCAGATGCTCGAGTTCTCGAACGCACGCGCACTGGCGCGCGAGCAGGCCATCGTCGACGCCGAGGCGCAGGCGCTCGACGTGATGCTCGACGAGCCCGATCCGCTCGGAAGCGGCAGCTCGATGCCCGAGGCAGGGGAGGACGACGAAGCGGATGCCGCGCAGACGGCGGTGCGGATGCCGGACCCGACGCGCATCGTCGATGACGAAGACGGCACCGACGGCGAGGGCAGGACCTTGCAGATGCTCGCGACCTCGGTCGACGTCGACGTCATGCAGCGGTCGCCGCTGCTGCGCCACGAGGAGCACACGCGCCTCAAGCTCGCCCTCCTCGACCGCAAGCGAGAGGTGCTGCTCGGGCTGCGCCGAGACCGCACGGTCGACGACCTCGTGTTCCGTCGCATCTCGGCCAGACTCGACCTCGAACAGGTGAGGCTGCAGGGCATCGAGGACTACGACTGA
- a CDS encoding methionine ABC transporter ATP-binding protein, whose product MPIVTLTNVSKTYPSRTRDESEIVAVDDVSLSIEKGDVFGIIGYSGAGKSTLVRLINALEPATSGTITVDGVDITALKESELRKVRGGIGMIFQQFNLFASRSVKANIAYPLKLAGWSKPDIEKRVTELLSFVGLADKAKAYPEQLSGGQKQRVGIARALATGPAILLADEATSALDPQTTHEVLDLLKRVNREQGVTIVVITHEMDVIQTIATKVAVMENGRVIEQGDVFDVFSAPQNPASQRFVGTVVKGVPSPSERAVLSDRHQGRLVTFSFRDGDSSQAQVFLDLAGAGLDFELVYGGINDIRGRAFGHLTLAIRGDDAVIDHTLADVAQRVEVTEIAGEEAR is encoded by the coding sequence ATGCCGATCGTCACCCTGACGAATGTCTCGAAGACCTATCCATCCCGCACCCGTGACGAGTCCGAGATCGTGGCCGTGGACGACGTGTCCCTCTCGATCGAGAAGGGCGATGTCTTCGGGATCATCGGATACTCCGGCGCCGGCAAGTCGACGCTCGTGCGGTTGATCAACGCCCTCGAGCCGGCGACGAGCGGAACGATCACCGTCGACGGCGTCGACATCACGGCTCTCAAGGAGAGCGAGCTGCGCAAGGTCCGCGGCGGCATCGGCATGATCTTCCAGCAGTTCAATCTCTTCGCCTCGCGCAGCGTGAAGGCGAACATCGCCTACCCCCTCAAACTCGCGGGCTGGTCGAAGCCCGACATCGAGAAGCGGGTCACAGAGCTGCTGAGCTTCGTCGGCCTGGCCGACAAGGCCAAGGCCTACCCCGAGCAGCTGTCCGGGGGCCAGAAGCAGCGCGTCGGCATCGCCCGCGCTCTCGCCACCGGTCCGGCGATCCTCCTCGCCGACGAGGCGACCAGCGCCCTCGACCCGCAGACCACGCACGAGGTGCTCGATCTGCTCAAGCGCGTCAACCGGGAGCAGGGCGTCACGATCGTGGTCATCACGCACGAGATGGACGTCATCCAGACCATCGCCACCAAGGTGGCAGTGATGGAGAACGGTCGGGTGATCGAGCAGGGCGACGTGTTCGACGTCTTCTCCGCACCCCAGAACCCGGCATCGCAGAGGTTCGTCGGCACGGTCGTGAAGGGCGTGCCCTCGCCGTCGGAGCGCGCCGTGCTGAGCGACCGGCACCAGGGACGCCTCGTCACCTTCTCGTTCCGCGACGGCGACTCGTCTCAGGCGCAGGTCTTCCTCGACCTCGCCGGCGCCGGACTCGACTTCGAACTCGTCTACGGCGGCATCAACGACATCCGGGGGCGAGCCTTCGGCCACCTCACGCTCGCGATCCGCGGTGACGACGCGGTGATCGACCACACGCTCGCCGATGTCGCGCAGCGCGTCGAAGTGACCGAGATCGCCGGAGAGGAGGCACGCTGA
- the mmsB gene encoding multiple monosaccharide ABC transporter permease, whose amino-acid sequence MTTDLTTTKRGFHFGDIRKMFGSNGTSSLRQFGILGSLIVIIALFEILTLLRNGPNGATLTSGNLINVINQYSFILILAIGMVMVIIMGHIDLSVGSVAAFTGIIVAKSMADWNLPWPAAILLGLGVGALVGAWQGFWVAYVGVPAFIVTLAGMLFFRGAQQWIGDAQTIPVPKGFQVIGTGYLPEVGLPLDFNVPTMLLALVAVAWLVFWEIRTRRQQHKMGSDSAPLWVSVLKVVLLSVVVLAAAWMFATGRPGTSFPVPGLILLALVIIYSFITRNTVFGRHIYAVGGNRQAARLSGVKDRWVDFFVMMNMSMMAALAGMIFVARSQASGPNDGTGWELDAIASVFIGGAAVAGGIGTVIGSIIGGLVMAFLNNGLALLGQGADVVSMIKGLVLLLAVGIDVWNKQQGRPSLIGFMMRRSNRQVDPATETFEPNRTYQAPPVDKTRAE is encoded by the coding sequence ATGACCACCGACCTCACGACAACGAAGCGTGGCTTCCACTTCGGCGACATCCGCAAGATGTTCGGAAGCAACGGCACCTCGTCACTGCGCCAGTTCGGCATCCTGGGCAGCCTCATCGTCATCATCGCCCTCTTCGAGATCCTCACGCTGCTGCGTAACGGACCGAACGGTGCGACGCTGACCTCGGGCAACCTGATCAACGTCATCAACCAGTACTCGTTCATCCTGATCCTCGCGATCGGCATGGTGATGGTCATCATCATGGGCCACATCGACCTGTCGGTCGGCTCGGTGGCGGCTTTCACCGGCATCATCGTCGCGAAGTCGATGGCCGACTGGAACCTCCCTTGGCCGGCGGCGATTCTGCTCGGTCTCGGTGTGGGTGCCCTCGTGGGTGCCTGGCAGGGATTCTGGGTGGCGTATGTCGGGGTGCCCGCGTTCATCGTGACGCTCGCCGGCATGCTCTTCTTCCGCGGCGCGCAGCAGTGGATCGGTGACGCTCAGACGATTCCGGTGCCCAAGGGCTTCCAGGTGATCGGCACCGGTTATCTGCCTGAGGTCGGGCTGCCTCTCGACTTCAACGTGCCGACCATGCTCCTCGCCCTGGTCGCCGTGGCGTGGCTGGTCTTCTGGGAGATCCGCACCCGTCGCCAGCAGCACAAGATGGGCTCCGACAGCGCACCTCTGTGGGTCAGCGTGCTCAAGGTCGTGCTGCTCTCGGTCGTCGTCCTCGCTGCTGCGTGGATGTTCGCGACCGGTCGCCCCGGCACGAGCTTCCCGGTTCCGGGTCTGATCCTGCTCGCCCTGGTCATCATCTACTCGTTCATCACGCGGAACACCGTGTTCGGCCGTCACATCTACGCCGTGGGTGGCAACCGCCAGGCCGCACGCCTCTCGGGTGTCAAGGACCGCTGGGTCGACTTCTTCGTCATGATGAACATGTCGATGATGGCCGCTCTCGCCGGCATGATCTTCGTCGCCCGTTCGCAGGCGTCCGGACCCAACGACGGTACGGGCTGGGAGCTCGACGCCATCGCCTCCGTGTTCATCGGTGGCGCCGCCGTCGCCGGTGGCATCGGCACCGTGATCGGGTCGATCATCGGTGGTCTGGTCATGGCCTTCCTCAACAACGGTCTCGCGCTGCTCGGCCAGGGCGCCGACGTCGTCTCGATGATCAAGGGCCTCGTGCTCCTGCTCGCGGTCGGCATCGACGTCTGGAACAAGCAGCAGGGCCGCCCGTCGCTCATCGGTTTCATGATGCGGCGCTCGAACCGTCAGGTGGATCCGGCGACCGAGACGTTCGAACCCAACAGGACTTACCAAGCCCCTCCCGTCGACAAGACAAGGGCCGAGTAA
- a CDS encoding HNH endonuclease signature motif containing protein has protein sequence MTALLDATDTQMATLADLVDALQVAEATLSSMSAARDELLAIAARLAIDIAKQGDHPDRGDHSLRTVAAEIAAVQHVSDRTIERRMAAAELLVDHFPDVWAAQGAGRISPAHSRVIVDAGSGIESPSDRENYSAVILPIAEAESPNRLRALARRVAERFAPTTVSERHRRARSQRRVWVTDGEDGMAALHTHAPAALVHGMFDRLSQMAHALRNENLRAKRQAARDGSEFEADDRTVDEIRADLLADLVLSGQPTGHDSEDGLLGAISARIEITVPVTTLMHDDADEASDADAAPPAELDGRAPIDVDTARTMAGQTKGWDRVLTHPISGRVLAVDRYRPSRHLRRHLRARDQRCRFPTCGIAARKCDLDHNHSASTGGATCETNLASFCRRHHVLKHHSPWHVEQKPGGVMEWTSPTGRTYVDTPPAPNTVTFTVAEDAARAPF, from the coding sequence ATGACAGCACTGCTCGACGCGACGGACACGCAGATGGCGACACTCGCCGATCTCGTCGACGCGCTGCAGGTCGCGGAGGCGACGCTGAGCAGCATGAGCGCCGCACGCGACGAGCTGCTGGCTATCGCCGCGCGGCTGGCGATCGACATCGCCAAGCAAGGTGATCACCCTGATCGCGGAGACCACTCTCTTCGCACCGTGGCTGCCGAGATCGCTGCAGTGCAGCACGTCAGCGACCGCACGATCGAGCGGCGGATGGCGGCCGCGGAGCTGCTGGTCGATCATTTTCCCGACGTATGGGCCGCTCAGGGGGCGGGGCGGATCAGCCCGGCGCACTCCCGGGTGATCGTCGACGCGGGGTCGGGCATCGAGTCGCCCAGCGATCGCGAGAACTACTCCGCGGTCATCCTCCCGATCGCCGAGGCAGAGTCGCCCAACCGTCTGCGCGCGTTGGCCCGGCGGGTCGCCGAGCGGTTCGCTCCGACGACAGTGTCGGAGCGCCACCGGCGAGCCAGGTCTCAGCGACGCGTATGGGTGACGGATGGCGAAGACGGGATGGCGGCGCTGCACACGCACGCGCCCGCTGCGCTCGTCCACGGAATGTTCGACCGTCTCTCGCAGATGGCGCATGCACTGCGCAACGAGAACCTTCGCGCGAAGCGACAGGCAGCTCGCGACGGCAGCGAGTTCGAGGCGGATGACCGAACGGTCGATGAGATCCGTGCCGACCTGCTCGCCGATCTCGTGCTCAGCGGACAGCCGACCGGTCACGACAGCGAAGACGGGCTGCTCGGTGCCATCAGTGCGCGGATCGAGATCACCGTTCCGGTGACGACCCTGATGCATGACGATGCGGACGAGGCGTCGGATGCCGATGCGGCGCCGCCCGCCGAGCTCGATGGGCGTGCCCCGATCGATGTCGACACCGCACGCACCATGGCCGGTCAGACGAAGGGGTGGGATCGGGTGCTGACGCATCCGATCAGCGGTCGAGTGCTCGCGGTCGACCGATATCGACCGAGTCGCCACCTCCGCAGGCATCTGCGTGCACGGGACCAACGATGTCGCTTCCCCACCTGCGGGATTGCTGCGCGCAAATGCGATCTCGACCACAATCACTCGGCCTCGACCGGTGGCGCGACCTGCGAGACGAACCTCGCGTCCTTCTGTCGCCGACATCATGTTCTGAAGCACCACTCCCCCTGGCACGTCGAACAGAAACCCGGCGGGGTCATGGAGTGGACGAGCCCCACGGGCCGAACCTACGTCGACACTCCTCCTGCACCGAACACGGTGACCTTCACCGTGGCAGAGGATGCTGCACGCGCGCCGTTCTGA
- a CDS encoding substrate-binding domain-containing protein gives MKKIIVTATALVATAAFALTGCSGERGGGTDTGSGEEAEAGFEAGSPIGVALPDKTSENWVLAGQLFTDGLEEAGFKADVQYAPASNTVAEQQNQIQAMVTNGAKVIIIGAKDGKQLATQVQAAKDAGAYVIAYDRLIENTEAVDYYVAFDNFKVGQLQGQALLDGLAERAGHEAPYNVELFSGSPDDANSKVFFDGAMDVLQPEIDNGNLVVVSGQTEIAQTATEGWLPENAQNRMDTLLTSSYSGDTVVDGVLSPNDTLARAIITSVQQAGKPVPVVTGQDSEVESVKSIMEGIQYSTINKDTALLVEQSIKMVGQLQAGETVDVNDEESYDNGAKIVPAYLLDPIIVTKENAAEAYANVPSLLEIVQSYQ, from the coding sequence ATGAAGAAGATCATCGTCACAGCGACAGCGCTCGTCGCGACGGCTGCCTTCGCACTCACGGGTTGCTCCGGTGAGCGCGGCGGCGGAACCGACACGGGATCCGGCGAAGAGGCCGAAGCAGGCTTCGAAGCAGGCTCCCCGATCGGTGTCGCGCTTCCCGACAAGACCAGTGAGAACTGGGTGCTCGCGGGCCAGCTCTTCACGGACGGCCTCGAAGAGGCCGGCTTCAAGGCCGACGTGCAGTACGCCCCGGCGAGCAACACGGTCGCCGAGCAGCAGAACCAGATCCAGGCCATGGTCACCAACGGTGCCAAGGTCATCATCATCGGCGCCAAGGATGGCAAGCAGCTCGCCACCCAGGTGCAGGCCGCCAAGGACGCAGGCGCGTACGTGATCGCGTACGACCGTCTGATCGAGAACACCGAGGCAGTCGACTACTACGTCGCGTTCGACAACTTCAAGGTCGGCCAGCTGCAGGGGCAGGCTCTGCTCGACGGTCTCGCCGAGCGTGCGGGCCACGAGGCTCCGTACAACGTCGAGCTCTTCTCGGGCTCGCCGGATGACGCCAACTCGAAGGTGTTCTTCGACGGCGCCATGGACGTGCTCCAGCCGGAGATCGACAACGGCAACCTGGTCGTCGTGTCGGGTCAGACCGAGATCGCGCAGACCGCGACCGAGGGATGGCTTCCGGAGAACGCGCAGAACCGCATGGACACGCTGCTCACCTCGTCGTACAGCGGTGACACCGTGGTCGACGGCGTGCTGTCGCCGAACGACACCCTTGCTCGCGCCATCATCACGTCGGTGCAGCAGGCCGGCAAGCCGGTTCCGGTCGTCACGGGTCAGGACTCCGAGGTCGAGTCGGTGAAGTCGATCATGGAGGGCATCCAGTACTCCACGATCAACAAGGACACCGCGCTGCTCGTCGAGCAGTCGATCAAGATGGTCGGCCAGCTGCAGGCGGGCGAGACCGTCGATGTCAACGACGAAGAGTCGTACGACAACGGCGCGAAGATCGTTCCGGCCTACCTGCTCGACCCGATCATCGTCACGAAGGAGAACGCCGCTGAGGCGTACGCCAACGTGCCGAGCCTCCTCGAGATCGTGCAGTCGTACCAGTAA
- a CDS encoding alpha/beta fold hydrolase: MLLHAIDAGTGPSTVLLLHGMMGSSDSWWRLIPPLTANGHRVIALDLPGHGLSERDPQLTIEQAAASVVETVRRLGPGRPLAAVGHSYGATVLAAAAEMLQPDVTVYVDAALALTGGHDRATLTAQYARDRGARLTPEDLLASRPFYSVQDAEVEARAAALFDPATTASISCDTDHSWLPDAGSIVVKAEPSSWVSDDDARRFAANGADVRSIPGAAHTIWYSHFDEFTASLPELFGPPASRTLP; the protein is encoded by the coding sequence ATGCTTCTCCACGCGATCGACGCCGGGACCGGCCCGAGCACTGTGCTCCTGCTCCACGGCATGATGGGGTCGTCCGACAGCTGGTGGCGCCTGATCCCGCCGCTCACAGCCAACGGCCACCGCGTCATCGCGCTCGACCTCCCCGGTCACGGCCTGTCGGAACGCGACCCGCAGCTCACGATCGAGCAGGCGGCGGCGTCCGTGGTCGAGACGGTCCGGCGCCTCGGACCAGGGCGTCCGCTCGCAGCCGTCGGCCATTCCTACGGGGCGACAGTCCTCGCCGCGGCCGCCGAGATGCTGCAGCCCGACGTCACTGTGTACGTCGACGCGGCGCTCGCCCTGACCGGAGGACACGACCGCGCGACTCTCACAGCGCAGTACGCGCGCGACCGTGGAGCGCGCCTGACTCCGGAGGATCTGCTCGCATCACGCCCCTTCTACTCCGTGCAGGATGCCGAGGTGGAGGCCCGCGCCGCCGCACTCTTCGACCCGGCCACGACAGCATCCATCTCCTGCGACACCGATCACTCCTGGCTCCCCGACGCCGGTTCGATCGTCGTCAAGGCTGAACCGAGCTCGTGGGTCAGCGACGACGACGCCCGCAGATTCGCGGCGAACGGCGCCGATGTCCGCAGCATCCCCGGGGCCGCGCACACCATCTGGTACAGCCATTTCGACGAGTTCACCGCATCCCTCCCCGAACTCTTCGGGCCACCGGCGTCACGCACGCTGCCATAG
- a CDS encoding MetQ/NlpA family ABC transporter substrate-binding protein: MSITASRRTTSVIAALAAVPLFVALAGCATASSEAGSGDGGDETVKIGVVGKGDAQWAPFVEAAAEEGITVELVDFGSYEQPNPALTEGEIDLNQFQHIVYLAEYNSASGSDLTPVGSTAIYPLGLYSQKYDDVDDIPKGETVAVPDDASNQARALLVLQSAGLIELKSGGTIFSDLADVDTEKSKVEVTALEAALIPTSLPDVAAAIINNDFVEDAGLTFEEAIAQDDPEDPNALPYVNIFAARAEDADNETYAKLVEIFQTNEDVQAGLLESSGDTAVPLQTPVEDLVASLEKVQEDTEANK, encoded by the coding sequence ATGTCCATCACAGCATCCCGTCGGACCACATCCGTCATCGCCGCGCTCGCCGCGGTCCCGCTCTTCGTCGCACTCGCAGGCTGCGCGACGGCATCCTCCGAGGCCGGTTCCGGCGACGGTGGAGACGAGACCGTCAAGATCGGTGTCGTCGGAAAGGGAGACGCGCAGTGGGCTCCCTTCGTCGAGGCAGCCGCTGAAGAGGGCATCACGGTCGAGCTCGTCGACTTCGGCTCGTACGAGCAGCCGAACCCCGCGCTCACCGAGGGCGAGATCGACCTCAACCAGTTCCAGCACATCGTGTACCTCGCCGAGTACAACAGCGCCTCGGGTTCCGACCTGACCCCGGTCGGCTCGACCGCGATCTACCCGCTCGGCCTGTACTCGCAGAAGTACGACGATGTCGACGACATTCCCAAGGGCGAGACCGTCGCCGTTCCGGACGACGCGTCGAACCAGGCCCGCGCGCTGCTCGTGCTGCAGTCGGCCGGACTCATCGAGCTCAAGAGCGGAGGCACGATCTTCTCGGATCTCGCTGACGTCGACACCGAGAAGTCCAAGGTCGAGGTCACCGCGCTCGAGGCCGCACTGATCCCCACCTCGCTGCCGGATGTCGCCGCGGCGATCATCAACAACGACTTCGTGGAAGACGCCGGACTCACCTTCGAAGAGGCCATCGCGCAGGACGACCCCGAGGACCCGAACGCGCTGCCGTACGTGAACATCTTCGCGGCTCGCGCCGAGGATGCTGACAACGAGACGTACGCGAAGCTGGTCGAGATCTTCCAGACGAACGAGGACGTGCAGGCCGGTCTGCTCGAGTCGTCGGGTGACACCGCGGTGCCGCTGCAGACCCCGGTCGAAGACCTGGTCGCCTCGCTCGAGAAGGTCCAGGAAGACACCGAGGCCAACAAGTAG
- a CDS encoding ABC-F family ATP-binding cassette domain-containing protein, translating into MAHLLGAEALHLEYPTRVVFDSVTLGIEEGDRIGIVGRNGDGKSSLLGMLAGIKEPNSGRVTVRGGTTIGVLDQADTLSDDLTISAAVVGDTPEYEWAGDPRIRDVIEGLLKDLPWDAEIGSLSGGQRRRVSLAKLLTGDWDVIALDEPTNHLDVEAITWLAGHLKKRWSPNSGALMVVTHDRWFLDEISTETWEVHDRIVEPFEGGYAAYILQRVERDRMSAATEAKRQNLAKKELAWLRRGAPARTAKPKFRIDAANELIADVPEIRDKISLQSLAVSRLGKDVVDLLDVGVTYPTVDGGTREVLRDVEWRIAPGERTGILGVNGAGKSTLLGLISGTVEPTVGRVKRGTTVKVKTLTQRLDELEDVRREPVRVVISRLRTSYTMGSGSKAQELTPGQLLERLGFDSAQLSTPVKDLSGGQQRRLQLLLVLLDQPNVLILDEPTNDLDTDMLAAIEDLLDSWSGTLLVVSHDRYFLERVTDQQFAILDGHLRHLPGGVDEYLRLRQLQTSAPGKSQTAVNTEKKASSLDGAALRSAQKEVSSLERRIQKLTQQVDRAKTALAEHDQSDFAGLGDKMKAISDQQAEIEQLELRWFELTEELD; encoded by the coding sequence ATGGCACATCTTCTCGGGGCAGAAGCCCTTCACCTCGAATATCCGACGAGGGTCGTCTTCGACTCCGTGACCCTCGGCATCGAAGAAGGTGACCGCATCGGCATCGTCGGCCGCAACGGCGACGGCAAGTCGAGTCTGCTCGGCATGCTGGCGGGCATCAAGGAGCCGAACTCCGGACGCGTGACGGTGCGTGGCGGCACGACGATCGGCGTTCTCGACCAGGCCGACACCCTCAGCGACGACCTGACCATCAGCGCGGCGGTCGTCGGCGACACCCCCGAGTACGAGTGGGCGGGCGACCCCCGCATCCGCGATGTGATCGAGGGGCTGCTGAAGGATCTGCCGTGGGACGCCGAGATCGGCTCCCTCAGCGGTGGCCAGCGCCGTCGCGTCTCGCTCGCCAAGCTGCTGACGGGCGACTGGGACGTCATCGCGCTCGATGAGCCCACCAACCATCTCGACGTCGAAGCCATCACCTGGCTGGCCGGACACCTCAAGAAGCGATGGAGCCCGAACTCGGGAGCCCTCATGGTCGTCACCCACGACCGGTGGTTCCTCGACGAGATCTCGACCGAGACGTGGGAGGTGCACGACCGCATCGTCGAGCCCTTCGAGGGCGGCTACGCGGCATACATCCTGCAGCGCGTCGAACGCGACCGGATGTCGGCCGCGACCGAGGCCAAGCGCCAGAACCTCGCCAAGAAGGAGCTCGCCTGGCTGCGCCGAGGCGCGCCCGCTCGCACCGCGAAGCCGAAGTTCCGCATCGACGCCGCCAACGAACTCATCGCCGACGTGCCGGAGATCCGCGACAAGATCTCGCTGCAGTCGCTCGCGGTATCGCGCCTCGGAAAGGACGTCGTCGACCTCCTCGACGTGGGCGTGACCTATCCGACCGTCGACGGTGGCACGCGAGAGGTGCTGCGCGACGTCGAGTGGCGCATCGCGCCGGGGGAGCGCACCGGCATTCTCGGCGTCAACGGCGCCGGCAAGTCGACGCTTCTCGGCCTCATCTCGGGCACCGTCGAGCCGACCGTGGGCCGTGTGAAGCGCGGCACGACCGTGAAGGTCAAGACGCTCACCCAGCGCCTCGACGAGCTCGAAGACGTTCGGCGCGAGCCGGTGCGTGTCGTGATCTCGCGGCTGCGCACCTCGTACACGATGGGCTCCGGCTCGAAGGCCCAGGAGCTCACGCCGGGCCAGCTGCTCGAGCGACTCGGCTTCGATTCGGCCCAGCTCTCCACGCCCGTGAAGGATCTCTCGGGCGGCCAGCAGCGTCGACTGCAGCTGCTGCTCGTGCTCCTCGACCAGCCCAACGTGCTGATCCTCGACGAGCCGACCAACGATCTCGACACCGACATGCTCGCGGCCATCGAGGACCTCCTCGACTCGTGGTCGGGAACCCTGCTCGTGGTCAGCCACGACCGGTACTTCCTCGAGCGCGTCACCGACCAGCAGTTCGCGATCCTCGACGGCCACCTGCGGCACCTGCCCGGAGGTGTCGACGAGTACCTGCGACTGCGGCAGCTGCAGACCTCGGCGCCCGGCAAGTCGCAGACCGCCGTCAACACCGAGAAGAAGGCCTCCAGCCTCGACGGTGCCGCCCTGCGCTCAGCGCAGAAGGAGGTCTCGTCGCTAGAGCGCCGCATCCAGAAGCTCACTCAGCAGGTCGACAGGGCGAAGACCGCGCTGGCGGAACACGACCAGTCGGACTTCGCGGGTCTCGGCGACAAGATGAAGGCGATCAGCGATCAGCAGGCCGAGATCGAGCAGCTCGAACTCCGCTGGTTCGAGCTGACGGAAGAGCTCGACTGA